The Lactuca sativa cultivar Salinas chromosome 2, Lsat_Salinas_v11, whole genome shotgun sequence genome includes a window with the following:
- the LOC111883387 gene encoding aspartic proteinase PCS1 translates to MAPLTLHSNCFIVFLLFINSFSFSFSIQNTPLNNSLSFSLSYLPLSHKSAATKLLRNSLPQSTPSSTSNPNHKLSFKYSMALVVSLPIGTPPQAQQMVLDTGSQLSWIQCHNKTPTASFDPSLSSSFSILPCNHPICKPRVPDFTLPTTCDQNRLCHYSYFYADGTLAEGNLVREKITFSRYQSTPPITLGCATASDEAEGILGMNLGRLSFASQAKISKFSYCTPTRQNNAKIKPSGAFYLGQNPYSKTFKYVDILTFPDSQHSPNFDPYAYTLGLNGIRIGAKRLNISRSVFRPDAGGSGQTLIDSGTEYTYLVDEAYKKIREEILRLAGSRYKKGYVYRGSLDLCFQGNAMEIGRLIGNMVFELDKGVEVVIGKERVLDDVGRGISCLGIGRSEGLGVPSNIIGNFHQQNQWVEFDIVNRRVGFGVADCSRSV, encoded by the coding sequence ATGGCTCCTCTTACACTCCACTCCAACTGTTTCATCGTCTTCCTCCTCTTCATCAActccttctccttctccttctcaATTCAGAACACCCCATTAAACAactctctctccttctctctctcttacCTTCCTCTCTCTCACAAATCCGCTGCAACTAAGCTTCTACGCAATTCCCTCCCTCAATCAACACCATCATCGACGTCGAATCCCAATCACAAGCTATCGTTCAAGTATTCAATGGCTCTGGTTGTTTCTCTTCCAATCGGAACTCCACCACAAGCGCAACAGATGGTTTTAGACACCGGTAGCCAGTTATCATGGATCCAGTGCCACAACAAAACCCCTACGGCGTCGTTTGATCCGTCTCTCTCGTCCTCTTTCTCTATCCTCCCCTGTAATCACCCTATTTGTAAACCACGAGTTCCCGATTTTACCCTCCCCACCACTTGTGACCAAAATCGCCTTTGCCACTACTCTTACTTCTACGCAGATGGTACTCTCGCCGAGGGTAATTTAGTCCGAGAAAAAATTACGTTTTCTCGTTACCAAAGTACCCCTCCTATCACCCTCGGATGTGCTACTGCCTCCGACGAGGccgagggtattttgggaatgaACCTCGGACGATTGTCCTTCGCTTCACAAGCTAAAATTTCCAAGTTCTCTTATTGTACTCCTACACGTCAAAATAATGCCAAAATTAAACCCTCCGGAGCTTTTTACCTAGGTCAAAATCCTTACTCCAAAACATTTAAATACGTTGACATTTTGACTTTTCCCGATAGTCAACACTCTCCTAATTTTGACCCTTATGCATACACCCTCGGGTTAAACGGTATCCGAATCGGAGCGAAACGATTAAATATTTCGCGATCAGTGTTTCGACCGGACGCCGGTGGGTCCGGTCAGACACTGATCGACTCAGGTACTGAGTACACTTACTTAGTGGACGAAGCGTATAAAAAGATCCGGGAAGAGATTCTCCGACTCGCGGGGTCAAGATATAAAAAAGGGTACGTGTATCGTGGATCGTTGGATTTGTGTTTTCAAGGAAATGCGATGGAGATCGGACGGTTGATAGGGAACATGGTGTTTGAACTTGACAAGGGTGTGGAAGTAGTGATTGGAAAAGAGAGGGTATTGGATGATGTGGGCCGTGGGATTAGTTGCTTGGGGATCGGACGATCGGAAGGACTAGGTGTTCCTAGTAATATTATAGGGAATTTTCATCAACAAAATCAATGGGTGGAATTTGATATTGTGAATCGAAGAGTGGGGTTCGGTGTAGCTGATTGTAGCAGATCAGTGTGA